The segment TAGATTTTTCAGAGAGGGTGTTCCCTGCCCAGTGGTCTGAGAAAGCGTAAGATCACCTAAATCGATGATATCAGGGTTCAATGCCTGCAGGCGATTCATCATCCCGGCCCGGCGCAAAGCTTCCGGTCCCAGATTTGTTCCATATCGTGTTTGTCCCAGCCACATTGGCATGCCAATAACAGAGACTGATTTCATTCAATATCACCGCCTTAGAAAATTCTTAACTTTTTCACCGATTTCTTATTTTAGCCTGTTCTTTCCCTTTATGCAACACTTTAATCAATACTTAATCGTTATAGTGAAAATTCGCAAAAAAATTTTGACAAATTATTAGAGACTCTTGAGTCTTTTCAGCAGGGAAACGCTACTGTTAAAAAGTAATATTATATTCTAATTATCTTGCTTTATTCATTGTTTTTTTGCAGAAGAATCATCGCACAGGAGGATCCGTAATGAAATTTCAGGCAGCCGTAGTAAATGTTCATGATATTACTTACGCAATCGTATCCGTCAAAGAATATGTAATCGACAGCAAATTTACCGCATCCCGGGTAATTAAAGTATTCGAGCCTCTGTTTCCAGGGTTGCCAATCATCCTGGTGTCTATCAACTTTCATGGTCTCCCCGCTTATTTCGGCAATGAGGACGTCCTAAAGGTGGCCATGAACGTACCGGTTCAAGATATTCCCTGGCAGGAATATACTGTAGAATATCAGGACAATCAACCGTTCGCGACGCAAGAATGACAAAGCAGCCCGCCGGCTTTTACAGCTAAAAAAGGTAAAGCAAAGACCCCGCATTTCTGTGGGGTCTTGATTTCTCTGGCGCGCCTAGTACGATTCGAACGTACGACCCACGGATTAGAAGTCCGTTGCTCTATCCCCTGAGCTACAGGCGCAATATTAGCTTAAAGTCAAGGCTTTTGGCCTACCGAAATATTATAGCATCAACGCGGCATGTTGTCAATAAACTGCTCCGCGTCTATAAGCCAGTCTCGCTAGTGTAGTATCCTGGCAATCTTTTTCTCCTGCTGAAAACGGTCAAAGTCTTTGGCCAAACCCTTACTATCAAGATATTCCAGCATGTCCGCATTGTGATGTCGCAATTCTTTGGTTTCTGTCTGCAGTCTTTCCACCCGCTGCTCCAGATGTTCCGTTTTAATTATAGCCCGGTCTAATTTCTCATCTACTGCCGTAAGTTCCAGATCGCAGCAGGAAACAATCCCCAGTAAAAGTTTAGCAGCTTGCAGTGCAGCATCACCCCGATCTATCTCACCGCTATAGCCCTTACCCAGCAGCTCTTTCAATTCGTTTATGGCTTGTTGCATGCTATCCGTCATTTATGGCAGCCCTCCTTTTTCCTCAGATCCAAAATCACTTTGAATGAATTTTCTCCGCTTTCAGTGAAAATTCCTTTTCCCAGCAGTCATCAGAATTCTATAACAGGCAAAAAGGCTCTGCGGATGTAATCCGGTCACACCCGCGGAGTCTTTTCAGCATCTCCCGTTGTAGTTTTATCTTCGTTTTGACCAGAAGACTGCTGCCGCGATTCTAAATTCATCAGGATATTATAAGCAAACGTTTCGCTAAAACCGGCCAGGACAGCAACTAAAAGAATCCCTTCCGATTTAGTATTAAACATCCCGAAAATCACATCCGCCTTAATTGCTAAAAAGCCGATCCAAGCGGAAATTACCGCGATAAAAATCCGGATCATTCCGTTAATCTGATAATATCGGCGGGATGTATTCAAATCTATGCTGATTTTATGCAGCCCAACTGCAGCCGAAAAAAAGCCGCCGCCCGCTCCGGCCAGAAAGATATAAGGAACAGTCCAGTCAGAAAGAGTCGGCAGCGCACAAATGAGAGCAAAAGCGGCAATGCATGCGACCAACCCGTATAAACAGCCCGTTAAATAATCCAATTTGATCCGGTTGGTTTTATGCTGGAGAATGTTCTGACTCAACTGATTTAAAATATTCCGCGCCGATGCGTCATCTCCCAGTAAACACTGATGCAATGCAATAGCAATATCTGTATAATAACAGGTTCGTTCCTCCAAATTCAATAAACTGTAAACCGAATTCATCTCGGCTGCAATGCAGGAGGGACTCTTGATCGTATCGGTCTCCATGCCGACAATTAAACCGATCACATCTTCACAGCGATAGATGATATGACTTCCCGGGATATTAAAATATACTTCGGCAATCTTACGCCCCTGCTGATCCAGCTCTCCCGCCTCATAGGAGCAATACGGACTCCGGATGATAAGCGCCACCTCCCACTGGTGAATAATATTATCTATTCCGGGAGCTGTGCGATTATTCTTGTTCCGTAAAGAAGCACGCTGGCGCAATTTGCTGTACAAAATGCTGCATAAGCACCCCATAAAACAAAAAAGCCCCGGAGATGCTCTCCGAGAACTTTATTATTACTATATTGGTGCGGGAGAAGGGACTTGAACCCCCACGGTTACCCGCCAGATCCTAAGTCTGGTGCGTCTGCCAGTTCCGCCACTCCCGCATGTTTCTATCCGAAAATATATAATCTGCATATAGATGGTGACCCACCCGCGACTCGAACGCGGGACACCCTGATTAAAAGTCAGGTGCTCTACCGACTGAGCTAGTGGGTCAAATAAAAAAATGGCTGGGGCGGCTGGACTCGAACCAACGCATGCGGGAGTCAAAGTCCCGTGCCTTACCGACTTGGCGACGCCCCAATTTTATATTTAATTTGATGGGGTGACTGGAGGGGCTCGAACCCTCGAGTAACGGATCCACAATCCGCCGTGTTAACCACTTCACCACAGCCACCATGCTATCCTGCCCGAGGCTGTTGCGCCTCGCGACAAAATATATTCTACCACTTCAAAAATCTGATGTCAAGGGTTTTTTCCTCTAGCATTTTTTCTTTGGACCTTTTTGATTCTCACTTTGGTGCGAGCGACAGCAAGCTTACCCCGTATAGATTGCCAAATATACGCATATTCTACCCATAGCCTTAAAAAATGAGAAATATGCCCGAATGCACAGAGGTGTTCTATTTATGCAGATCAAAACCGGTCACGAGATTGTCAGGCTGCACAGCGACTATGAAGAAAAGATCCAGGAGCTGGAGAATTCGGTAATTGCCCTGCAGGGATATGGCTATACGCAAAAGGTATTGGAAGAGAAATTGGAGAATCTAAAATTCGAAATGCAGCTTTTAGAGGGCACACGGTTTCAGCCCCTTGAGCCCACCACCATTGTCAATTCCATGCTCGGCGGAACAACACCAGACGACAGATCCTACAGTTAAAGCCAGTGGCATCGCCACTGGCTTTAATGATATAATACAGCCAATAAGAAATGCTTTTATGGAAGAAGGAGATGCAGCTCATGAGCCGAGTAATAGCCGGTAAACTCCTGGCAGGGGTAATTTTTGGCGACGGCAACACCAAAGAATACATTTACCTCCCGGCAGGAGAGGTCGGATCTTCCGCGCCGATTTGCATCATGGAAAGCCGGGACAAACAGCGGGATCTCGTCCTGGAGGAAGCGGTCGCCCAGGTTTTGCGCCTCAGTCTGAAACCCGCCCGTCATCCTTTGCTTGGAAACAGATCCTTTTAAAAAACAAAATGCTGCCTGAAAAAGCAATCGCTTAATTCAGGCAGCATTTTCTATATCCTAGTTATTTCTTCCGGCAATCGCCAGGGCCACTGTCTCAGACGACAAAGGCAGGCTGAAAAAGTTGATATCCAGAGCGTCATACAGTGCATTGGCAATGACTGAGGGCACGGAAATCATGGGGTGCTCCCCTATGCCGCGGGCGCCAAAGGGTCCGTCAGGCTGAGGATTTTCCACGCAGATCGGCAGGATTTCCACCGGAATATCTTTGGCCGTCGGAATCTTGTTGTCGGTGAAGGAAGGATTGAGCATGCGTCCGTCCGGGCTGAACTTAAATCCTTCAATCAAAGCCGAGCCGATTCCCTGCAGGACGCCGCCGATAATCTGCCCTTCCACCAGCTTTTTGTTAATGGCCTGACCGACATCAAAGGCAGAGGCGATTTTCAGAATGGAAACCTCGCCGGTTTCCACGTCCACCTCGATTTCTACGCCATGAGCGCCAAAGGTCCAGTCCAGGGCCGGCAACCCCTGGCCGTTATCGGGATTCAGATAGGTTAATCCGTCAGCCATATACACACCCCGGGCGATCAGCGGCCCGCCGATGCCGTTGCCATTTTCATAAACATAACCTAATGCCAAATCTTTATAGGAGACTCGCCGGCGGGCGTGTTGAATATGATAAATGGCTTCGCCGCCATGAGTCAGGTCATCCGCCGGGCACCGCAGTATCTGAGCGGCAAGCTCCTTCATCTGGTGCAGCATATTATGAGCGCAGCTTTTTACCGCGTTGCCGCCCATAAAGGTATATTTAGAAGCTACTGTGGACCAGTCATAAGGATGACGGTCGGTATCCGGGTCCCAGGCCACTTTGACTTTTTCCATAGGCATATCCAGTACTTCGGCCGCAATCTGAGCCATGGCCGTATTAGCCCCCTGACCCATATCCACTGCACCCAGCATGATCCGGACATTGCCGTCCTCATCCATCTGCATAATGGCTGAGGTTGAAGTATTGGAAGGCATAGCCGGGGCCTTCTGCAGGCAGGCTAATCCCTTGCCGCGCACCTTGCCGGTCTTGCGCGCCGCCTGCCGTTCCGCTTCCGAGCGATACCCTGTCCAGCCGATTTCTTTGGCCACCGCTTCCAGACAGTGATCCGGGCGGCCGGAGTTAAGGGTAATCCGCTCGCCGCTGAGGGTGAGAGAGCCTTCCCGCAATAAATTCTTCCACCGCAGTTCATAGGGATCCATGCCCAATTTCTGAGCCACCAGATCCATCTGCCGTTCAACGATCCAATGGGTTTCCAAATGGCCAAAACCGCGATAGGCCGTACTGAACACCTTATTGGTATATAAAGTGCGGGAGTGCAGCTCAACGTTGGGAATTTCATAGGGACCGGCGCCGGAATAGGTAGCCGCCCGGCCTACGTTTACACCATAGTCGGCATAAGCGCCACTGTCCCAGTCATAATAGATTTCCATGGCCGTAATCTTGCCGTCTTTGGTAACGCCGGTCTTTATCCGACCGCGCATGCCGGCCCGGGAAGGCAACTGATTGAATTCCTCTTCCCGGGAAGCGGTAATTTTAACCGGACGGCCTTTACAGACCCGGGACAGCACCGCTGCCAGGGGCTCAAGATGAATGCCTGCCTTACCGCCAAATCCGCCGCCTACATAAGGGGCAATCACCTGAATATCACTTTTGGCGATACCGAGGACTTGGCCATAAGCTGGCGCACCCCAAAGGGGGACTGGGTGGAAGACCAGATCTTCAAAACCGGGGAATAGGGATCGGCCTGGGCAATAGCCACGTGGGTCTCCATGGGCACATGGGCTACCGGCGGCAGGGTCAGCTCACTTTCCACTATGACATCGGCCGCGGCAAAGCCTTGCCGGATATTTCCCTTGATGGTTTTGTTCCAGCTGGCGATATTAGAATCAGGCTGAGGGAAGAATACGCCTTTAATATATTCCAGCTGGTTGATATCTTCATGAACCAGTGTTTTTCCATCCAGCGCTTCATCGACAGTCATCACTGGCGTCAATTCCTGATATTCCACCTTCACCAGGGTCAGAGCCCGCTCGGCGGTTGCTTCATCCACCGCTGCCACTGCTGCCACCGCTTCCCCCTGATACCTGACCGTGCCCCGGGCCAGTATCCGTTTATCCACCATATATAAACCTAAGAGATAGGGGATGTCTTCGCCGGTGAGTACGGCCTTCACCCCGGACAGAGCTTTGGCAGCGCTTGTATCAATGGAGACAATGGCCGCACTGGCATAAGGCGAATGCAAACATTTGGCATACAACATTCCCGGCAGTTCCATATCAAAGGTGTAAACCGCCCTGCCGGTTACTTTGTCTCGGGCGTCAAGCCGTACGGCTGACTTGCCAATATGACGGTATTGTTTGTCTCTCATTTCGCCCTTGCCTCCTTTTCCAGTTTAGCAGCCGATAAAATAGCGGCAATAATGGGAACATAACCGGTACAGCGGCAAAAGTTACCGGCTATGGCTTCTTTGGCTTCCGCTTCGGTGGGGTCCGGATTGCGGTTTAAGAGCGCCCGCGCCGACATCAGCATTCCCGGCGTGCAAAAACCGCATTGCAGGGCATCATGGTTCATAAACTCCTGCTGGAGAATAGACAGCCCGCCGTCGGGACTCAAGCCTTCTACCGTAGTGATGGCAGCGCCTTCAGCCTCAACCGCCAGCACCATGCAGGAATTGACCGCCAGGCCGTTCATGATAATGGTGCAGGCCCCGCATTCACCTTCACCGCAGCCTTCCTTCACGCCAAAGAGCTTTAATTCTTTGCGCAGAAAGCTGAGCAAGGTCATACTCGGATCAACGAAGGCATTTACCGCTTCGCTATTAACCCGGCAATGCAGCGAAATCCGCGGCAGACCGGAATCGATATAGGTAAAACAAGTCTTGGCAGCACCGTATCTTTCGCACATCTTATATACCTCCCGCAGCCAGCAATTGGGACAAGGCCCTTTTTACCAGTACGCCGGCGATATGACGGCGATATTCGGCTGAAGACCGCACATCGGAAATCGGTCTGATGCTTTTGGCCGCTTCCTCTCCTGCCCAGGCAGCCAGTTCAGGCGTCAGAGGCCGATCCTTGAGCTGTTCTTCCATCCGGGTCAGCCGGATGGGAGTGGGAGCCACCGCCGACATGGCAATCCGGAACTCTTTTGCTGCCGTCAGTCGTGCTGCCACCCCGACAATTCCCAAATCGTGCCCCCTGATGCGGGCTTGTTTGAGAAAAACAGCATCGGCGGCGTCCACATCCGGCAATGACACGCCAATGACGATATCTACCGGCTGCAGGACCGTTTTCTTGACACCGGTGAAGAACTCATGGATAGCCACTGTCTGTTGCCCCTGACTGTTGGCGACATGCACCTTGGCGTCATAGACCAGCAAAGGACCGGATAAATCCGCGCCGGGGGAGGCATTGCAAATGTTCCCCACCAAGGTGGCGCGGTTGCGGATTTGATAAGAAGCCAAAGCATTAGCGGCTTGGGCTAAAGCCGGATATTTCTCCCGGGTCATTGCTGCTCCGGCCACTTCATTCACATTGATCGAAGCCCCGATAAACAGTCCTTCCTGAGGTTTATAGTCCAGGCGCCTAGTCTCGGGAATAGATTTTATATCCAAAATATGCTCCGGCATCTGAGCATTACGGCGCAGCATGACCATTAGATCTGTGCCGCCGGCGAGGATTTTTGTCCCGGCGTTTTCCGCCAGGTAAGCCAAAGCCTCTTCCAGAGTCTGTGGTTTGACATAATCGAACCTGCTTAGCACGACTCTACCTCCTCGTACTGTTTTGTTCTGATGACATACCTGTTCCGACGCTAGTCTATATTCTTTTCAAAGCCTGATGAATCATTGATCTGTGTTATTGTAAGCGCAGCCCGTATGCGGAATATCGGAAATAGAGTATTTAAACATTTTTGAGAATATTTCGTCGATTTGCAATCGACGGACTTTATATTTCAATAGATCGTTACAGCAGACCGACAGGCGGTTTTCGGACCGGCATTGCCCGCTCCAGAGCAGAAGCTATGTTGATCAGCACCGGTTCGGCCCAGGGTCTGACTAAAAACTCAATGCCAATCGGGACTCCCAGAGGCGCGTCGGCGGTTGGTCGGGAAAAGCCGGCAGGCAGAGT is part of the Acetonema longum DSM 6540 genome and harbors:
- a CDS encoding xanthine dehydrogenase family protein molybdopterin-binding subunit; protein product: MDLVAQKLGMDPYELRWKNLLREGSLTLSGERITLNSGRPDHCLEAVAKEIGWTGYRSEAERQAARKTGKVRGKGLACLQKAPAMPSNTSTSAIMQMDEDGNVRIMLGAVDMGQGANTAMAQIAAEVLDMPMEKVKVAWDPDTDRHPYDWSTVASKYTFMGGNAVKSCAHNMLHQMKELAAQILRCPADDLTHGGEAIYHIQHARRRVSYKDLALGYVYENGNGIGGPLIARGVYMADGLTYLNPDNGQGLPALDWTFGAHGVEIEVDVETGEVSILKIASAFDVGQAINKKLVEGQIIGGVLQGIGSALIEGFKFSPDGRMLNPSFTDNKIPTAKDIPVEILPICVENPQPDGPFGARGIGEHPMISVPSVIANALYDALDINFFSLPLSSETVALAIAGRNN
- a CDS encoding (2Fe-2S)-binding protein, with product MCERYGAAKTCFTYIDSGLPRISLHCRVNSEAVNAFVDPSMTLLSFLRKELKLFGVKEGCGEGECGACTIIMNGLAVNSCMVLAVEAEGAAITTVEGLSPDGGLSILQQEFMNHDALQCGFCTPGMLMSARALLNRNPDPTEAEAKEAIAGNFCRCTGYVPIIAAILSAAKLEKEARAK
- a CDS encoding FAD binding domain-containing protein, whose protein sequence is MLSRFDYVKPQTLEEALAYLAENAGTKILAGGTDLMVMLRRNAQMPEHILDIKSIPETRRLDYKPQEGLFIGASINVNEVAGAAMTREKYPALAQAANALASYQIRNRATLVGNICNASPGADLSGPLLVYDAKVHVANSQGQQTVAIHEFFTGVKKTVLQPVDIVIGVSLPDVDAADAVFLKQARIRGHDLGIVGVAARLTAAKEFRIAMSAVAPTPIRLTRMEEQLKDRPLTPELAAWAGEEAAKSIRPISDVRSSAEYRRHIAGVLVKRALSQLLAAGGI